One window from the genome of Canis lupus dingo isolate Sandy chromosome 15, ASM325472v2, whole genome shotgun sequence encodes:
- the PPCS gene encoding phosphopantothenate--cysteine ligase isoform X1: protein MAEVDLVAEFPKPADAARRGEVMARFAARLGAQGRRVVLITSGGTKVPLEARPVRFLDNFSSGRRGASSAEAFLAAGYGVLFLYRARSAFPFAHRFPPQTWLSALRPCGAAPPGLLSLQAEEDALPGFAAALRSYQEAAAAGTFLAVEFTTLADYLHLLQAAAQALNPLGSSAMIYLAAAVSDFYVPVSEMPEHKIQSSRGPLQITMKMVPKMLSPLVKDWAPKAFTISFKLETDPSIMIDRARNALEVYRHQVVVANSLESHGSFVIILTKDSETKILLSEEEAGKGIDIEKKIVDDLQSRHTVFIHDKN from the exons ATGGCGGAAGTGGACCTGGTCGCCGAGTTCCCCAAGCCGGCGGACGCGGCGCGCCGCGGCGAGGTCATGGCTCGCTTCGCCGCCAGGCTGGGCGCGCAGGGCCGGCGCGTGGTGCTGATCACGTCCGGCGGCACCAAGGTCCCGCTGGAGGCCCGGCCAGTGCGCTTCCTGGACAACTTCAGcagcgggcggcgcggggcctcCTCGGCCGAGGCCTTCCTGGCTGCGGGCTACGGGGTCCTGTTCCTGTACCGCGCTCGCTCCGCCTTCCCCTTTGCCCACCGCTTCCCGCCCCAGACCTGGCTGTCGGCGCTGCGGCCCTGCGGCGCGGCCCCTCCGGGCTTGCTGAGCCTGCAGGCCGAGGAGGATGCTCTTCCGGGCTTCGCGGCGGCTCTGCGCAGCTACCAGGAGGCTGCGGCTGCCGGCACCTTCCTGGCCGTGGAGTTCACCACCTTGGCGGACTACTTGCACCTGCTGCAGGCTGCGGCCCAGGCGCTCAATCCGTTGG GCTCTTCTGCGATGATTTACCTGGCTGCGGCCGTGTCAGATTTCTATGTTCCTGTCTCAGAAATGCCTGAACACAAGATCCAGTCATCTAGGGGCCCACTGCAG ATAACAATGAAGATGGTGCCAAAAATGCTTTCTCCTTTGGTTAAAGACTGGGCTCCCAAAGCATTTACAATTTCCTTTAAGTTGGAGACTGACCCTTCCATCATGATCGATCGTGCACGGAATGCTTTGGAAGTTTATCGACATCAAGTGGTGGTGGCTAATAGCCTTGAGTCACACGGGTCCTTTGTGATTATTTTAACGAAAGACTCAGAAACCAAGATACTGctgtcagaggaagaagcaggaaaaggcaTAGATATAGAAAAGAAGATAGTAGATGACCTTCAGTCTCGACACACAGTTTTTATACATGACAAAAactga
- the PPCS gene encoding phosphopantothenate--cysteine ligase isoform X3: protein MKMVPKMLSPLVKDWAPKAFTISFKLETDPSIMIDRARNALEVYRHQVVVANSLESHGSFVIILTKDSETKILLSEEEAGKGIDIEKKIVDDLQSRHTVFIHDKN from the coding sequence ATGAAGATGGTGCCAAAAATGCTTTCTCCTTTGGTTAAAGACTGGGCTCCCAAAGCATTTACAATTTCCTTTAAGTTGGAGACTGACCCTTCCATCATGATCGATCGTGCACGGAATGCTTTGGAAGTTTATCGACATCAAGTGGTGGTGGCTAATAGCCTTGAGTCACACGGGTCCTTTGTGATTATTTTAACGAAAGACTCAGAAACCAAGATACTGctgtcagaggaagaagcaggaaaaggcaTAGATATAGAAAAGAAGATAGTAGATGACCTTCAGTCTCGACACACAGTTTTTATACATGACAAAAactga
- the PPCS gene encoding phosphopantothenate--cysteine ligase isoform X2 yields the protein MLFRASRRLCAATRRLRLPAPSWPWSSPPWRTTCTCCRLRPRRSIRWITMKMVPKMLSPLVKDWAPKAFTISFKLETDPSIMIDRARNALEVYRHQVVVANSLESHGSFVIILTKDSETKILLSEEEAGKGIDIEKKIVDDLQSRHTVFIHDKN from the exons ATGCTCTTCCGGGCTTCGCGGCGGCTCTGCGCAGCTACCAGGAGGCTGCGGCTGCCGGCACCTTCCTGGCCGTGGAGTTCACCACCTTGGCGGACTACTTGCACCTGCTGCAGGCTGCGGCCCAGGCGCTCAATCCGTTGG ATAACAATGAAGATGGTGCCAAAAATGCTTTCTCCTTTGGTTAAAGACTGGGCTCCCAAAGCATTTACAATTTCCTTTAAGTTGGAGACTGACCCTTCCATCATGATCGATCGTGCACGGAATGCTTTGGAAGTTTATCGACATCAAGTGGTGGTGGCTAATAGCCTTGAGTCACACGGGTCCTTTGTGATTATTTTAACGAAAGACTCAGAAACCAAGATACTGctgtcagaggaagaagcaggaaaaggcaTAGATATAGAAAAGAAGATAGTAGATGACCTTCAGTCTCGACACACAGTTTTTATACATGACAAAAactga